A stretch of the Papaver somniferum cultivar HN1 chromosome 6, ASM357369v1, whole genome shotgun sequence genome encodes the following:
- the LOC113287360 gene encoding WAT1-related protein At5g07050-like, whose protein sequence is MESKGCFSSFLQSSTPYIAMISLQFGYAGMNIITKVSLNRGMSHYVLVVYRHAFATVAIAPFALVIERKVRPRITLMMVMQIFVLGLLGPVIDQNFYYAGLKFTSPTFACALSNILPAMTFVMAVICRMEKVDMKKVRCQAKVVGTVVTVAGAMLMTLYKGPIIEMVWSKHVHPRKSFVTDTTGTTEGDWLKGSILVILATLAWAAFFVLQAVTMKKYTAQLSLTALICFVGTLQSIAVTFVMEHKPSAWTIGWDMNLLAAAYAGIVTSSLAYYVQGLVMKKRGPVFASAFSPLMMIIVAILGSFILAEKIFLGGILGGILIVAGLYSVLWGKFKEYQENKLAKEIPEVIKGVNAPGSMMIIEDIESNDDDVEMQKANNKPHLSALWDTTVNATTAVIVLPDETTLRASELATKQ, encoded by the exons ATGGAGAGTAAGGGATGTTTTAGCAGCTTCCTCCAGTCGAGCACACCATACATAGCGATGATTTCGCTTCAATTTGGCTATGCCGGCATGAATATCATTACAAAAGTTTCTCTCAATAGGGGTATGAGTCACTATGTTTTAGTTGTTTACCGACATGCCTTTGCTACCGTTGCAATCGCTCCCTTTGCTCTTGTTATTGAAAG AAAAGTTCGACCCAGGATTACGCTTATGATGGTCATGCAGATATTTGTATTAGGTCTTCTTGG GCCGGTTATCGATCAAAATTTCTACTATGCTGGGCTAAAGTTCACGTCCCCAACATTTGCATGTGCGTTGAGTAACATTTTGCCAGCCATGACGTTCGTCATGGCGGTTATCTGCAG GATGGAGAAAGTGGATATGAAGAAAGTAAGGTGTCAAGCCAAAGTTGTGGGAACTGTAGTAACAGTTGCTGGTGCAATGTTAATGACCTTGTACAAAGGACCTATCATTGAGATGGTTTGGTCAAAGCATGTTCATCCTCGCAAATCATTTGTCACAGATACTACTGGTACTACTGAAGGCGATTGGCTCAAGGGCTCGATTCTTGTCATCCTTGCTACTTTAGCTTGGGCAGCCTTTTTTGTGCTACAG GcagtaacaatgaagaagtacaCAGCGCAACTTTCTCTCACAGCTCTCATATGTTTTGTGGGGACTCTTCAATCCATTGCTGTCACTTTTGTCATGGAGCACAAACCCTCAGCTTGGACCATTGGTTGGGATATGAACCTACTTGCTGCTGCTTACGCT GGAATTGTAACTTCAAGCCTGGCTTATTACGTACAAGGTCTAGTGATGAAGAAAAGAGGACCTGTTTTTGCAAGTGCCTTCAGTCCTCTCATGATGATTATTGTAGCAATTCTTGGATCATTCATACTTGCAGAAAAGATTTTCTTAGGAGG AATTCTTGGTGGAATCTTGATTGTAGCAGGGCTTTACTCAGTTTTATGGGGTAAATTTAAGGAATACCAAGAAAATAAATTAGCCAAAGAAATTCCTGAAGTCATTAAGGGAGTGAATGCACCTGGATCCATGATGATCATAGAAGATATAGAATCTAACGACGATGATGTAGAAATGCAGAAAGCTAACAATAAACCACACCTATCTGCTCTTTGGGATACGACTGTCAATGCAACAACCGCAGTGATTGTTCTTCCGGATGAAACAACCTTGAGAGCTAGTGAATTAGCCACAAAGCAGTGA